In Myxocyprinus asiaticus isolate MX2 ecotype Aquarium Trade chromosome 16, UBuf_Myxa_2, whole genome shotgun sequence, the genomic stretch AACATGAAGGGTATAAATAAAGGTACAAATAATgggtaacacaaaacagctgaacacaatgATGAGGGAAGACAAGTGAGGATAATAATGGTGCATCTTGGGAAATGTAGTGAAAgtgatttcaacataaaagtctctaGAAGACAGAGGGAAACAGAATAGTTTGTGACAGTAATAAACCAAATGAGTTGACTGTTCGCTAGCTAAGAAGTTGGACTGAATATTTACTGACATGGGACTGTGAATTTCGGTATTGAAAAGGACAGAAACACTTTATCACAAATTAATGTTAACACAATCAGTTAATCAATACTTATGAGATGATTAATCAGTCGATTAATTCAATGTTGGGGATTTTTGCcagttataattattttaatccacagacaacagtttaaaaaaaaacactgatctAGTAAATGTGCAGCCTTACATAAAGATGATGGCTTGTTTGAGCACTTGACAAAGACAAAGGCAAGAAGAGAGGAGTCTGTTCCTTCTGATACATTATAAAGCAGTCACTGGAGCCGTCAGTGATGTACTCTAGCTCCAGAGGAGTCCTGGATCTGGTCCTGCACTCTGCGCAGTGGGAGGAGCTGTAAAATATTGGATTCTTGGACTTCTCGATATTTGAGTCAGAGCGTGAATCATCATCACATACTTAGTGTGAGTCAAAATCCTCACTCACTCAGCAGTCATATGCAAGGAAATTGATTATATGCTAAGTGTGTGGTGTTAGATGTATAATGTGAATCCAAGATTCCTTTGTTAGAAGATCGAGGGAGCTTTTACAGGACTGCATAAACACTGGACCAAACATGGACCAATATGCCACCCTTGCTGCACAAATTGTGCAACAACTTTAAATTATGCAAGATGTGAATATTGGACATTACCAAAGATGCTGCGACCCAAGTGTTATTAGGGTTATCTAGTCATTGCTGAAAGATCttcagctgtgctgtgtgtgttgAACTCTGTAATGGCACTCCCGTGTTAATTCGgtgtgattaattatacaaaaatataatgcgttaaaaaaattaacgcaattaatcatgtccccggtcTGTactaaggaatattccttatacagtatactatatgagcaatttaagcttggagtacaacctgttttctccagggggcagtaagcgaaatttgctgtataggcaacatgcagctCAAACATACAGAAACAAACCACTCTTATAGAGCACAGACAACAGGAGATGAGAACAGGTTCTTGTGTACAAACAGCTTGATTGAGCACAAATCCGAACACAGGAATCTCAAGAGGTGTTTATCTAAGTTTCAAATTTGTTTAACTTGATAGCCCTAGTTACAAGTAATctgcttttaaattttttttttttttttaattattttcaggtGAGCTGTGTGAGTTACAAAATCCGGTTCATAagtcctttccaaaaggttaccgatTAGAACAAAATagaagaacggttaataacgttcttttaaaaatgacagtactctgcgctaaggggtgggtgactTACCAATTGCAGTCtggcaagagaaacaagcaatatggtctggaaaaacaagctcaaattaAGCCACATGCCtccccaaaataagcaaaaataagcaattaattttttctGGTGTGGTGGATTAATCGGcacagaaatcataacaagcagttaattaacagttaagtaaaattttatttacagatctgcttctgatgcatcatatctaacaataattcagtgaagacaactgaattataaataattcaagaacaactgagaaatgtactttttagctCTAATAATGTTTCCTTGTACCAtgtatatgtaataattatatatagttgttaaaaaggtcttcattcagagaatgtgacatccacaacggCCAATTAagtaaagaaatgtgtgatgcagcagtttccttcaggatcaaagcacatgtttcatttatttcgggcaacatgaagtgttgTAATTTcacaaatttactgtgataaaccctttgaccTTAAGTTTCATGATAAAATTatctgaacaaaattaaccggttataaccggttaccagcatttaaaaataacgttttcattccggaacaattgaaaatcactttgttctggttttcggttctgctaaaaatttcgtTCGTTTTTGGTTTTCATCCCTTGAATCATTTTTAGCCCCTGAACAAAACTATAAAATTACAAATTTGCAGATTTCAGTGAACAGAAGCCTGTTTTATTTCAGTATTTGGCATATTATTGCCTAAATGATTAGATTTTTGGTGAAACTGTAAACTTAGTCAGAATATTGAAAAGTATGTTTCTTCATAAACCGTTAGATAAACAACaatttagtgattgtttgtgtttgtgtgggtgtgattttattgttggaaaaactaaaaatgtaaaatcttaagAAATAATAACcagtaaacaaattatttttaggtGGGGAATACCAAACTGATTCCCTAATGTACTGACTGTACAGAAATATAGCACGACCACATTTAAATTGTGTTTCAAAATCTAGTTTTCAGTTCGTTGAACAAGATTCAGTCTTGTCAAGGAAAATATCTCGAGTTAAAAAGaaatgcgctctctctctctctctctctctctctctctctctctctctctctctctctctctctctctctctctctctctctctctctctcactctctctccaagATTCCCCCACCCTCCTTCTCACGTCTCGAGCTTTCTTGGCCAATCATCTTGCTTCCCACAAACAATTTACCAGACTATAAGTACTCCCAAACTTGATCCCTTTCAACCTAACTTTGTTACTAGGAATTCTGGATGCATAGACATTTTCGCGTGGAATTGTATTTCAGCCTCATGAGGGAATAACGTATTATTCGCACGCGCCTTCAGACTTGAGCGAGATGCCCGAAGAGCCCGCGCGAGACTCCTCCAGTTCACCCGTGTCTCCAGTGGACAGCCTCAGCAACAGCGACGGAGAGCCCGACAGGCCACCTAAGAGATCCACGAGGAAAAGACGGTCAAGCAGAAAAAACGGGGAGGATTCCGATAGCTCGACCCAGGGGAAAAAGGGGAAGAAGtccagcaacagcagcagcagccctCAGTCTTTTGAAGAGCTGCAGACTCAGCGCGTGATGGCGAACGTGCGCGAGCGACAGAGGACGCAATCGCTCAACGAGGCTTTCGCAGCTTTGCGCAAAATCATCCCCACTTTACCGTCCGATAAACTGAGCAAAATACAGACGCTTAAACTCGCAGCCAGGTACATCGATTTTCTCTATCAGGTTCTACAGAGTGACGAGCTGGACTCCAAGATGGCAAGTTGTAGTTATGTTGCTCACGAGCGCTTGAGCTACGCGTTCTCGGTTTGGAGGATGGAGGGCGCTTGGTCCATGTCTGCATCTCACTAGTGTGCAGGgaaacttttgtgtgtgtgtgtgtgtgtgcaaatggtATGCTTTATTCTTCCACACTATTGTTCGTCTTTAATGACACTTATAATGTCACCAACTATTGCTATTGGATTTGTTTACACTATGGCTTTATTCTTCAGCACTATCCACCTCTTTAAAGATAACATTAAAAACGCAACTAAATAATTGAACATTGCTCAAAATTTAGGCTAGTTTTACTCATTTATTACACATTCAGGTAAGAGTTGCAGAACTCCAACAGCTCTTGCATGTCATTCAGTTGAATTTGTATATCAGTATGGCCTACTTTGTAGCACATAATTTTCCACAATCGACTAGAATGaaaatgcattgttttctgaGGATAAATTAGGTTTTTGTGAATAATGCTTTTGCCAAATATAACAAACAGTTTCCGCCTAAATCATGCTATGATTTCAGGTGAAATCCATGCGCTGGCGAAACACATGTGGACCAATACGTCGACACAATGCTGGATACATACATTCCTTCATAATCTGGGGGGAAAATGGCAAATGTTCCAAGAGAGGTCATGGCTTTTATCGAGAGAAGGCCATGGTCAGCGGACTGTTGCGCGTGCGCTGCATATGGACTTTTCCTTGACGACGAATGTTGGAAATGTGTgcttatgcatgtttattattattattattattattctgaaaaCTCAGTTGTGCAAAGCTTTCTTGGAGAAAGTTAAATTGCATCACAAGGACTCTCGATGAGAAGATGGGAAATGAAGCCTCTAGTTCGAATCCTGtgcaaaatataaagttttagtataattctatttatttattgatgaCACAATTTTTGAAATGAAGGCAAATGTATCCAGTGTCGAAATGCATTCTTATTTTTTGTTACCTTTGTAAAtaattgtgtatttctgtaataaAGATGAAGAGcgtttaaaaaatattacaataaaaattaatTCGCTTCATTCGTTTGATGTCCTAAATGGTTTACATTTGGGAAGAAAACTGTAATAAATGCTTTTAGAAATGTTATAACTCTTCTTTCTGTTGTCTTACAAcgaattatagttaaaaaggtcAATACATAATTAGCCTGCACTTATTGGTTGATCTTATAAAAAATAGAATGTAGGGTATTTGATCAACACTAATCATATGGTGTCATACCATTAGAATGATCAAGGTTTCCTTACTGTTCTCGTGTTTATTTGAACCAATACAACATGTACAATTGTATTGGCTTAAATATGTAAAAAGAAAACAGGCATAGGCTACATTTACGACGAATGGTCGTGCATTCCTTTAAATTAGGCCTACTAGTTCAATGGCTTTTGTATTCTTTGGAACACGTTTTATAGTCTTTAACGATTGCACAAAGATTGTTTTGTTCCTGTTGCTCTGGTTAATTTGTGTCTGTAGCCTATTGCTTTCGGTGTTTGACTGAAATTCATCTAAACTGGCATCACGGATGTAGTTTCAACAATATATGTGCAATCAGTTtatctgaaaaagaaaaagaaggagGACGAGCAAGGGGCAGATGACAACGGAAGAGGTTTGGATTCAAGGATTCAACTAGAAATCCTTTTCACAGTACAACTAAATATTATCCGTTTCACAAATACACCTTTCTACACAAATACACATGTGCGTCATGGGGTCACATCCCCAGGGATTGCAATGGATGTATAAGTCAGAGGCTGCTCCAAAATACTGTGTGCGGAAAAAGACAGAGGAACAGTCAGTGTTACCCACTAGtcagtgtttttatttgtatttttattattattatgtatttattttatgtaattctcaagtttcattcattcattaataataataataataataataaagttaaaaaattaGATTGTAGCAAATAGTGTATTAATTGAATATCATGGATTAAACTAAATTAATATAGCTTAAATTGTGTTTCGTCTTGCTAAACACGAGAAAAGCCTGCACGggatcatttgtttgttttcatcgTGCGTATTGAACCACGCACGAGTGTACTGTCAGTTGCCTTTCTTTTTATATGAAGTCTGGGAAAGCATTTTGGAATCAGGAAATAAAAACACGTGCACGTTTGAAGGTGTGTAATTGGGGTTTTGAAGCATGTGTGgaattcccagatgtctatgaaATTTAAGCTGCCTTCAACAAGACTTGGGAAGGTGGGATGGATGAAGCTGGCCTGCATACACTGCAACTGTAATGTTAACTTGCATAATGTGACTGTAAAACCCCCTtttgagaaacaaacaaacatattacaTACGTTTTGTTGTTTTAAACGAATCATTTATTATAGACAACTTTTAAATGACTCTATATGGTTTAAATAATAGTgttatatttcttttttctttataaacATAGATCCAAGTGAACTTCCAGAGAAAACTGGGACAAAGTTTTCGTTCATTTCCAGTTGTAAGGCATTTGGCAGATGGATGTTAGAGGCACACGAATGAAACTTATTTTGAACAGATGTTAGCATTTTAGAGTCACGTGAATTGAACAGATGTTCAGATGTTGAAGTCCGCCTTTAAAGAGACTATACTTAAAATCTTAGAAACAAAGCGATGGGTTTTCTTGGGAGAAGAGAACGCATGTGACGCTGGTCGTCCCCGGACATTCGAGGTATACGGTGATTTCACATTTTTGCTTCGAAAGGCCTGTATCACGAGCCGTAGGATCCAATTTCGAGAAGTACACGCGTGGGAGTTtcccaaataatataaaaaacccGAGTAGAATTGCTGTTTGAACAGGTACTGTACATGATGGCGCTGTTTATCTAAGATAAttgtgcatgtttttattttattttattttatttttattttttttacgaaaTCTGCAAAAGTAGCCATTTGTGGCCTATCCTCGTCAAGAacgaaagaaaaaagaataatcGATATACTAGAGCCTATAGGCTAAATGCTAAATAActgacttattattattattattattattattattattattatcctattATTAATAAACAATAGCAAGAATTTCAGGTCCACAGTGAAGTTATTTAATGTTTACTctttctaataaataaataaataaaaaaataaaaaaacagttcgGTTGCctaactttgaaaaaaaaataaaataaaaaaaaataaaaacgttttttCTGTTTCGTGCAAACGGACACCATTCAAAAAGATCACTCAAAATCATcttaaaatgtatattgtgtCTTAAACAGCTTAAATAGTGAAAAATGAAACTGTATTATTGTAAAACATTGAAGGTCACTCGTTCATTTACACAGCTGGCTCTCTTGTAGAAAAgtttgtttgtaggctatacAACTCCTAcaacaatagttttacattttcttaGAAAGACAAATAGCTAATATTCCGCTAAAATGACAAGCAGTTTTACTGCACCTGGAAACAGGTGCAACAttcagaattataataattaaaaaatatatctacgaaaagaaatagaaaactgactcaagtaattattattcACTCTTTACAGGAACTGCCGATGATTCTAACCATTTGGATACTTTTTATGACAAAAATAtcaatagtgtgtgtgtgcgtgcgtgcgtggtGTGTTTTAGAAGAGGTGGACTAGGCTGCACATGTTGTTTTATTACGTTTtgtcagttgttttgttttttccagctgaatgtgcaaaattaaaaaaaaaaaaaaactattattataatattatttgcatgttataatattattataatactctCAAATGTAATTGTTTCTTCCTCCAGGTTATCTGTATTGGCAATcactgcttatttatttttttgtaagatttattttttattttttaaatacaacacCTGTTCTATCTACTATGATTGTCACACCAATGATCAGTATTGAAACTTCTATCtttgttttaataatttaaaacatttgtgatttattatacttttgctcgtaataaataaataaagtccttTTGAAAACAACATCTGCCATCCGACATGCTCTAATCTCTACATTAAAGGCTATGGCTCTTTAAGGAAAGAGATATCACATTATTGTGGACCATGACATTGAGAGGTACTGTAATAATCAGGGTGAATTTGGATAAGAGGGTAGACATGGTGCAGGGTTACAGTTATGCTTTTGTTAGGGTTTGGCCCTTGGCAGAGTTAGGGTTAGGGCCTGTCACTGAGGGCCTACACATTAAAAACCAACCCATTGACCCATTTCCTATTTGATCAAAAGGAATAACGTTTTTGAATAGCTATTGCTACTGTATAACAAAGAGCTAAACAGTTTGGTTGTCAAGATTATTTgataattaatgttaaaatagTTATAGCCCTTAACTGTTTAGAGGACACCAAATGTCAACCTTTAGAACTACACCAAAGATGAAATTGCAGTTAATTGTAGTTCATGgttctttatttaaatgagaaCACAATTTTGGCATTCATGTAGAGTGCTCCTGATCAAACTCAATGAAAATAATGGTAAGCTTATGCCACACACCTTAAAAGGaacgaaaaaaaaataaataaatggacctCCATATCAAGTGCTGTAAACTTAATAtgctcaacaacaacaacaacaacaacaacaacaaaaatgtcagaacagcaaaccataaaaaaaaatatctgtttgcAGACAAATGCGATTTTCACTTTCATGAGAGTTTAAgactttattcattttatttatatgatttcattttattaaaattcaaaAAGGAGGACAAAGACCTACAGGCAGGTTGTGGCTCTTTCATAACCGATTATGGATGTACTTccttaaataattaaattgtcaAAAGTTAAAAGTCTGGTACAGTGAACCTCAAGAATGAAAAATGTCCCTTCCAGCCTGCTTTTTGAGTTCCatcactgaataataataataataataataataataataataataataataataataataataataataataatcagatatAGTTTAAGCAAGTTTAATGTCACTTGAGAAGATTTGCGATCTTTAAGCGTTTTGTGGATGAGAAAAGGTCTACCGTTTGGTTGCATTGGGCCTAGTGCTGCAAGTGTTGGTTGAGAGTGACAGAGCATCAAAGGCCCCATTTTTAAACTCATTCAACAAAGAGAGTGCTGAACCCCATGTTTACGGAATGCTTAGCACACGCCACCCAGGGAGCAGACAAGACACGCATCATGCTGCCGCAAGGGGATACACAATGATGTCACACAGAGGAAATGGCTGGAGAGACTTGGCACCTCACAGTGCTTGGCCCAGCATCCATTGGCTCAGGAGGGCCGCTgtgaaaataaacaggcaatCAGAACGCTGCACGAGAAGTACACAAATCCATTGTGGTGTTTCATGGATAATAAAGGCAGAGTTTTCACATCTAGGcaactgtttatttgtgcaatCTGCTTGTCCATAAATGGACATGTCTTTTCCAGGATGTATAAACATAGAGTGAAGGTTAAAGCACTTTTGTCCTAGGCATAGCTTTCAAACTTTTCTGTTAATATTTAGTGATGTTTAGTGGATGCTCAGCTGAAAAAATTATTCTGAAAAGACCTCAAGAAAATGATCCTGTAGGGCTGTAAGACATCTAGTACAACTAGACCCCAAAATATGATAGCATAACATAATCTCAAAACTATATGTATTTTGTATGTTCATTTATCAACATCAATTGATTATCCATTTATTTGTAACATTCCTCATGCAAGTTCTGTCATTTAGCTTTCAATTTTTCATTAGTACCACAGTGACtaatttttgttcacataaacacATGAGTTTTGTTCATGGTAATCTACAGTAAATGCATCCT encodes the following:
- the LOC127453772 gene encoding twist-related protein-like isoform X2, with protein sequence MPEEPARDSSSSPVSPVDSLSNSDGEPDRPPKRSTRKRRSSRKNGEDSDSSTQGKKGKKSSNSSSSPQSFEELQTQRVMANVRERQRTQSLNEAFAALRKIIPTLPSDKLSKIQTLKLAAR
- the LOC127453772 gene encoding twist-related protein-like isoform X1, giving the protein MPEEPARDSSSSPVSPVDSLSNSDGEPDRPPKRSTRKRRSSRKNGEDSDSSTQGKKGKKSSNSSSSPQSFEELQTQRVMANVRERQRTQSLNEAFAALRKIIPTLPSDKLSKIQTLKLAARYIDFLYQVLQSDELDSKMASCSYVAHERLSYAFSVWRMEGAWSMSASH